In one Bacillus mesophilus genomic region, the following are encoded:
- a CDS encoding nuclease-related domain-containing protein — MIAKKRNYPIRIKKLEALLRRLPKSHMKRGDIEEELAKSYAGFRGEQSMNYHFDYLDKKKYTIIHDLRLFDQNHYFQMDTLILSTRFLLIVEIKNIIGTLIFDKSFQQLIRSYNGKEDAFHNPLIQAKNHQKK, encoded by the coding sequence TTGATAGCAAAGAAACGTAATTATCCAATTAGAATTAAGAAGTTAGAAGCACTTTTAAGACGTTTGCCCAAAAGTCATATGAAGAGAGGGGACATAGAGGAGGAACTTGCTAAAAGTTATGCTGGTTTTCGTGGGGAACAATCAATGAACTACCATTTCGATTATTTAGATAAGAAAAAGTACACCATTATACATGACCTAAGACTGTTTGATCAAAATCATTATTTTCAAATGGATACATTAATCCTTTCAACAAGATTTTTATTAATTGTCGAAATAAAGAATATAATAGGAACATTAATATTCGACAAATCATTTCAGCAATTAATTCGAAGTTACAATGGAAAGGAAGATGCCTTTCATAACCCATTAATACAGGCCAAAAACCATCAAAAAAAGTGA
- a CDS encoding YtzC family protein, protein MATRQSVEEHLQMAEDTLRYAEDQFSLAKKQEHYNQTEYTKAQQLLETAVIDLGHVAHSGNPQQKEQIERMRLQLQRIQNEMIIYPHH, encoded by the coding sequence ATGGCAACTCGTCAATCCGTAGAAGAGCATCTACAAATGGCGGAAGATACTTTACGCTATGCAGAGGACCAATTTTCTTTAGCCAAAAAACAAGAGCATTATAACCAGACTGAATACACGAAGGCTCAACAGCTTTTAGAGACAGCTGTTATTGATTTAGGTCATGTTGCACATAGTGGGAATCCACAGCAAAAAGAGCAAATTGAGCGTATGAGACTTCAATTGCAGCGCATTCAAAATGAAATGATTATTTATCCACATCATTAA
- a CDS encoding TIGR01212 family radical SAM protein (This family includes YhcC from E. coli K-12, an uncharacterized radical SAM protein.) — translation MNANNPFPFSDDHKRYHSWNYHLRHHFGHKVFKVALDGGFDCPNRDGTVAHGGCTFCSAAGSGDFAGNRAESIEKQFHDIKDKMHHKWKSGKYLGYFQAFTNTHAPVKELREKFEVVLKQEGVVGLSIATRPDCLPDDVVEYLAELNERTYLWVELGLQTVHERTALLINRAHDYPSYVEGVNKLRKHNIRVCSHIINGLPLESTEMMMETACEVAKLDVQGIKIHLLHLLKGTPMVKQYEKGLLSFLSFEEYIQLVCDQLEILPPEMIIHRITGDGPPDIMLGPMWSLNKWAVLNAIEDELKNRNSYQGKFYREELITT, via the coding sequence ATGAACGCTAATAATCCATTTCCATTTTCAGACGATCATAAACGTTATCATTCCTGGAATTATCATCTTCGCCATCATTTTGGACATAAGGTGTTTAAGGTCGCATTAGATGGTGGATTTGATTGCCCGAATCGTGATGGTACTGTTGCCCACGGTGGCTGCACATTCTGTAGCGCAGCAGGTTCAGGTGATTTTGCAGGTAACAGAGCTGAATCCATTGAAAAGCAATTTCATGATATAAAAGATAAGATGCATCACAAGTGGAAGAGTGGAAAATACCTAGGATACTTTCAAGCATTTACCAATACACATGCGCCAGTAAAAGAACTTCGTGAAAAATTTGAAGTGGTATTAAAACAAGAAGGTGTTGTAGGCCTTTCGATTGCGACTAGACCAGACTGCTTGCCTGACGATGTGGTGGAGTATCTTGCGGAATTAAATGAAAGAACATATCTTTGGGTCGAGCTTGGATTACAAACGGTACATGAACGTACCGCTCTACTCATAAATCGTGCACATGATTATCCAAGCTATGTTGAAGGTGTAAACAAGTTAAGAAAACATAATATAAGAGTATGCTCCCATATCATAAATGGGCTTCCCTTAGAATCAACAGAGATGATGATGGAAACTGCCTGTGAAGTTGCTAAGCTAGATGTTCAAGGAATTAAAATCCACCTACTGCATTTACTTAAAGGAACTCCTATGGTCAAACAATATGAAAAAGGGTTATTATCATTTTTATCCTTTGAAGAGTATATTCAGTTAGTATGTGATCAGCTAGAGATATTACCTCCTGAAATGATTATTCATCGAATTACAGGAGATGGGCCACCTGACATTATGCTTGGGCCAATGTGGAGCTTAAATAAATGGGCTGTATTAAATGCCATTGAAGATGAATTAAAAAATCGCAACAGTTATCAAGGTAAATTTTATCGTGAGGAATTGATTACGACATGA
- a CDS encoding MDR family MFS transporter encodes MPKQLKLLLVGMVINVVGSSFLWPLNAIYIHDVLGKSLTMAGIVLMLNSAAGVIGNLIGGHLFDRFGGYRSILIGVSTTMAAGIGLVWNHSWPWYVGFLILMGFGSGMVFPSMYAMAGAVWPEGGRKPFNAMYVAQNVGVAVGAALGGLVASVSFQLTFTANAIMYGVFFLLAVLTYHKIQVEKIEQRSMLDGGKLIKNRAKFTSLLILCFGFLLCWVAHVQWQTNIASYTQSLNISLNQYSLLWTVNGALIVLAQPVISTVIRFVAKTLKAQIIIGIIIYMISFFVVANTTVFTGFLVAMIILTIGEMFVWPAIPTVANQLAPKGREGFYQGVVNSTATGGRMLGPVLGGFMVDVYNINALFVLLIALLFMSIFTTLFYDRAIKKEQVNQELTA; translated from the coding sequence ATGCCAAAGCAGCTTAAGCTTTTATTAGTAGGGATGGTCATCAATGTGGTAGGGTCTTCTTTTTTATGGCCGTTAAATGCCATTTATATTCATGATGTGTTAGGTAAATCGTTAACCATGGCTGGAATTGTGTTAATGTTAAATTCGGCTGCAGGTGTGATTGGGAATTTAATTGGTGGTCACTTATTTGACCGCTTTGGCGGATATCGATCAATTTTAATTGGGGTAAGCACGACGATGGCAGCAGGGATTGGGCTCGTTTGGAATCATAGCTGGCCTTGGTATGTCGGTTTTCTCATCTTAATGGGGTTCGGATCAGGAATGGTGTTTCCTTCCATGTATGCTATGGCAGGTGCTGTATGGCCTGAAGGTGGTCGTAAGCCCTTTAATGCGATGTATGTGGCTCAAAATGTGGGTGTTGCTGTAGGAGCGGCGTTAGGTGGATTAGTTGCCTCTGTTTCGTTCCAATTAACCTTCACCGCAAATGCCATTATGTACGGAGTCTTCTTTTTACTAGCCGTTTTAACCTATCATAAAATTCAAGTAGAGAAAATAGAGCAGAGAAGTATGTTAGATGGTGGGAAGCTGATAAAAAATAGAGCCAAATTTACATCATTACTTATCTTGTGCTTTGGTTTCTTATTGTGCTGGGTTGCTCACGTTCAGTGGCAAACGAATATAGCATCCTATACTCAGTCTTTAAATATTTCTTTAAATCAATACAGTTTATTATGGACAGTAAATGGTGCTTTGATCGTTTTAGCACAGCCGGTGATTTCAACCGTCATTCGTTTTGTTGCGAAGACGTTAAAAGCGCAAATTATAATTGGAATTATTATTTACATGATTTCGTTTTTTGTTGTCGCAAATACTACCGTATTTACTGGTTTCCTTGTTGCGATGATTATTCTTACTATTGGTGAAATGTTTGTATGGCCAGCAATACCGACCGTTGCCAATCAGCTTGCACCAAAAGGGCGTGAAGGGTTCTATCAGGGTGTTGTAAACAGTACAGCTACAGGTGGAAGAATGCTCGGTCCTGTATTGGGTGGTTTCATGGTTGATGTTTATAACATCAATGCTTTATTTGTCCTATTAATTGCTCTATTGTTTATGTCAATTTTTACAACTCTGTTCTATGATCGCGCAATCAAAAAGGAACAGGTTAATCAGGAGCTTACTGCCTAA
- a CDS encoding tRNA (mnm(5)s(2)U34)-methyltransferase encodes MKLERILPFARSLLKNAVEPGDYVVDATVGNGHDTVFLAELVGDTGHVYGFDIQEEAIRSTRVKLKDKQLKERVTLFKKGHEHVMECLSSKELSGAIFNLGYLPGGDKNIVTTADTTISSIKQILSLLKPEGIIVLVIYHGHPEGKVERDQLLQYVSSIDQKEAHVLQYQFLNQQNHPPFIVAIEKRSPK; translated from the coding sequence ATGAAGCTTGAACGAATTTTACCCTTTGCAAGGTCCCTATTAAAAAACGCTGTAGAACCAGGTGATTATGTGGTGGACGCAACCGTTGGGAACGGTCATGATACTGTGTTCCTCGCAGAGCTCGTTGGCGACACTGGACATGTATATGGTTTCGACATTCAAGAAGAGGCGATCAGGAGCACACGAGTTAAGCTTAAGGACAAGCAATTAAAGGAACGTGTCACCCTTTTTAAAAAGGGCCATGAACACGTTATGGAGTGTCTATCGTCAAAAGAGCTAAGTGGTGCCATCTTTAACCTTGGATATTTGCCAGGTGGGGACAAGAATATTGTGACGACTGCCGACACAACCATTTCTTCCATCAAACAGATATTATCTTTATTGAAGCCAGAAGGAATCATTGTTCTAGTCATTTATCACGGTCATCCCGAGGGAAAGGTAGAACGTGATCAGCTTTTACAATACGTATCATCGATTGATCAAAAAGAAGCTCATGTTTTACAGTATCAATTTCTTAATCAACAAAATCACCCACCATTTATTGTTGCAATTGAAAAAAGAAGCCCAAAGTAA
- a CDS encoding glycogen biosynthesis protein GlgD — protein sequence MKKRSDQNNPEQKTKNGINNQDMEIGPDFDPVKEVKKKNAKRAQPDRSKNS from the coding sequence ATGAAAAAACGTTCTGACCAAAATAATCCAGAGCAAAAAACGAAAAACGGCATTAACAATCAGGATATGGAAATCGGACCCGATTTTGATCCTGTTAAAGAAGTAAAGAAAAAGAACGCTAAACGCGCGCAGCCGGATCGTTCTAAGAATAGTTAA